In a genomic window of Vigna angularis cultivar LongXiaoDou No.4 chromosome 6, ASM1680809v1, whole genome shotgun sequence:
- the LOC108341520 gene encoding isoleucine N-monooxygenase 2 — MAQTPFLLLSNFQSFWPSLVVIITCFTIMIKTLRSNFIQTYSKKQKPNLPPGPKPWPIVGNLPEMLASKPAYKWIHNLMKQMNTDIACIRLGNAYVIPVTCPSIATEFLRKQDATFASRSLSLTTDLITSGYSTTIFVPFGDQWKKMKKIITHDLLSPHKHLWLHDKRTEEADNLMFYVYNKCKMVNDGVSGLVNVRSAARHYCGNLIRKITFNVRYFGDGREDGGPGFEEVEHVDSIFDLLNYIYSFSVSDYMPCLRGLDLDGHQKKVKEALRNVKKYHDPIVHQRIKQWNDGLKVDAEDWLDVLISLKDANNNPSLTLEEISAQIIELMLATVDNPSNAFEWALAEMINQPEILRRAVEELDSVVGKDRLVQESDIPKLNYVKACAKEALRLHPIAPFIPPHVSMSDTVVGNYFIPKGSHVLLSRQELGRNPKVWNEPYKFKPERHLKSDADDVVLTEPNLKFISFSTGRRGCPGVMLGTTMTVMLFARLLHGFTWTAPPDVPTINLSESDDDILLAHPLVAIAQPRLPPKLYQL, encoded by the exons ATGGCTCAAACCCCATTTCTTCTGTTGTCAAATTTTCAAAGCTTTTGGCCTTCTTTGGTTGTCATAATCACTTGCTTCACCATTATGATCAAAACCCTAAGGTCTAACTTCATCCAGACTTATTCCAAGAAACAAAAGCCAAACCTCCCTCCTGGACCCAAACCATGGCCCATTGTAGGCAATCTTCCTGAAATGCTTGCAAGCAAACCTGCTTATAAGTGGATACATAATCTCATGAAACAAATGAACACTGATATTGCATGTATCCGCTTAGGAAATGCCTATGTCATCCCAGTCACATGTCCCAGCATTGCTACTGAGTTCTTGAGAAAACAAGATGCTACTTTTGCATCAAGATCACTCAGCCTGACCACTGATCTCATTACTAGTGGATATTCAACAACAATTTTTGTGCCCTTTGGTGACCagtggaagaaaatgaagaaaatcatAACCCACGATCTGCTTTCTCCACACAAACACCTATGGCTTCACGACAAAAGAACCGAAGAGGCTGACAACCTTATGTTTTACGTCTACAACAAGTGCAAAATGGTGAATGATGGTGTTTCTGGCCTTGTCAATGTTAGGAGTGCTGCAAGGCATTATTGTGGCAACCTTATcagaaaaattacttttaatgtaAGGTATTTTGGGGATGGCAGAGAGGATGGAGGGCCCGGCTTTGAAGAAGTAGAACATGTTGATTCCATCTTTGATTTGCTCAACTACATTTATTCCTTTTCTGTTTCTGATTATATGCCATGCTTGAGGGGACTTGATTTGGATGGCCATCAGAAGAAAGTGAAGGAAGCTTTGAGGAACGTTAAGAAGTATCATGACCCCATCGTTCACCAGAGAATCAAACAATGGAATGATGGTTTGAAGGTTGATGCAGAGGATTGGCTTGATGTTCTCATCTCACTCAAAGATGCCAACAATAATCCATCGTTAACATTGGAAGAGATCAGTGCACAAATCATA GAATTGATGCTTGCAACAGTGGACAATCCATCCAATGCATTTGAATGGGCACTTGCTGAGATGATTAACCAACCTGAGATACTGCGCCGAGCTGTCGAAGAATTGGACAGTGTGGTAGGAAAAGATAGGCTGGTCCAAGAATCAGACATACCTAAACTCAACTATGTGAAGGCATGTGCCAAAGAAGCTCTTCGTCTTCATCCCATTGCACCTTTCATTCCTCCCCATGTCTCTATGAGTGACACTGTTGTGGGGAATTACTTCATCCCTAAGGGTAGCCACGTATTGCTAAGCAGACAAGAACTTGGAAGAAACCCAAAAGTGTGGAATGAACCCTACAAGTTCAAACCTGAACGCCACCTCAAGAGTGATGCAGATGATGTGGTTTTGACTGAACCAAATCTGAAGTTCATATCATTCAGCACAGGAAGACGAGGTTGTCCCGGAGTGATGTTAGGAACGACAATGACAGTGATGCTGTTTGCTAGATTGCTCCATGGCTTCACTTGGACTGCCCCACCCGATGTTCCAACAATCAATCTTTCTGAGTCAGACGATGATATCCTTCTTGCACATCCACTCGTGGCAATTGCTCAGCCAAGATTACCACCAAAGCTATACCAACTCTAA
- the LOC128197428 gene encoding uncharacterized protein LOC128197428, protein MTEEITKKVRQDLMQEIRAEVRAEFQMLYQEQFQSMRPMQSPIEEHVVPPPPTGRSGKGSCSASAIPEDDMDDGSPCLLYILEEDEMVLVARGTEFRSATVCHGMQLLEDEVKVSVDEMIMPDASVPLSTEEIFTVEQAYKSFITWPKFLVKPVSDPSTQEQQKIPLSEDDPLSSLHLLADILDDKPLEVQYDANVFGHGSEVPIYLNSQDVRELASGTQELNISIIQLWTMYMSGVTNKLGRSDDYGFIDPQDIHESNDFDHINTRMISSFRRGKKIYFLPYISGRHWQLLVMSVQDNYALWFCSLHRPPPTQLRQAIDCSIPASMMMDGRSIVKSRKIAWISLKCNRQNGSYECGYYVMYWMTHIVRSHITRSWETRFKTTTPVPEKSLLFIRNAAAKYIVRLYNSS, encoded by the exons atgacagaagagatcacaaaaaaggtccgacaagaccttatgcaggagatcagggccgaggtgagggctgaattccaGATGCTCTACCAGGAGCAGTTTCAGAGCATGCGCCCGATGCAGTCTCCTATAGAGGAACATGTGGtccctccccctcccacag ggagaagcggcaaaggaagttgttccgcatcagccatcccagaggatgacatggacgatggtagtccatgtctgctatacattttagaagaagatgagatggtgctggtagctcgtggaacagagtttaggtcagcgactgtatgtcatggtatgcaactattagaggatgaggtgaaggtatcagtggatgaaatgatcatgccagatgcctcggttccactgtccacggaagagattttcactgtggaacaagcatataagtcgtttatcacttggcctaaatttttggttaaaccagtttctgacccctcg acgcaggaacaacagaagattcctctatctgaggatgaccctctttcttcattgcatctacttgctgacatccttgatgataagcctttggaggttcagtatgatgctaatgtatttgggcatggctctgaggtcccaatataccttaatagccaagatgtccgtgagcttgcgtcgggaacacaagagttgaatatttcaattattcaactatggacgat gtatatgtctggggtcactaataagttggggcgttctgatgattatggattcattgatccccaagacattcatgaatcaaatgattttgatcatATCAACACGAGAATGATAAGCAGTTTTcgaaggggcaagaaaatatactttttgccttatatatccgg gcgccattggcaacttcttgttatgtctgtgcaagacaactatgctttgtggttctgctcattgcacaggcctcctcccacacaactcagacaagcaattgattg ttctattccagcaagtatgatgatggacgggagatcaattgttaagagtagaaagattgcttggatttctctcaag tgtaacagacaaaatgggtcatatgagtgtggatactatgtaatgtattggatgacccatattgttcgttctcacatcacaagaagctgggaaacg agattcaagactactacaccagttcctgagaagtcactactattcattaggaacgctgctgcgaagtatatagttagattatacaatagctcttag